One stretch of Tepiditoga spiralis DNA includes these proteins:
- a CDS encoding cell division FtsA domain-containing protein codes for MIFSLDVGTRTLVGVIADYDENENLIIKHTSIREHESRAMVDGQIHDVQKVAKGVTKVKKELEEKLGEKLEDVAVALAGRFLITTTGEHIADISSTRYIDNSLVKTFEIEAVKDATQKLNENNGMYCVGYSVLYYELDDEWIKRLEGQRGTKASVKVIAAFLPKNVVEAMISVLELNDLKPAHITLEPIAAINLVVPEDLRNLNIVMVDVGAGTSDIAVSNEGTIVGYGMVPMAGDEITDSITKKLLIDFKAAEEIKKHLHEKEKFIYKDILDFEQEITKKEVLEIIEPVINNITTNIADRILELNGKPPVAVMVVGGGGKVPGFKEKLGEKLGLPKNRIALKDLKSLNTIKFEGEKELVGSEFITPVGIANVALKNEGNVFTSVYINGKTVNMMMVGTNLTVLQVLLQDGYSLSQLIGKPSPAITYEVNGELTIKKGNMGKEAPISVNDRPASLKTKINSGDRITIGTPKDGEPLILKVKDVINPIKYFLNGKPQKIYPKIIVNNKESNIDTIIKDGDKITLEKIYLKNVTNSSNKTIYFTIDGIPYEIPSNTVILKNGEVLKDDYEIKNMDSFEIEKVDLPVIGDFIDVDVKKRAIDFNGKTIFLPEEECLIKVGNKIIDKNKKISEGENYIIEKIEKNPTIIDLLAHLSIDTRTITSFEIYINGKKVESFMQTLPPNSSVRFNYK; via the coding sequence TATAAAACATACTTCAATAAGAGAACATGAAAGTAGAGCAATGGTTGACGGACAAATACATGATGTTCAAAAAGTTGCAAAAGGAGTAACAAAAGTAAAAAAGGAACTTGAAGAAAAATTAGGTGAAAAACTTGAAGATGTTGCTGTAGCTCTTGCTGGAAGATTTTTAATAACAACAACGGGAGAACATATAGCTGATATAAGTAGTACAAGATATATTGATAATTCTTTGGTAAAAACTTTTGAAATTGAAGCTGTAAAAGATGCTACTCAAAAATTAAATGAAAATAATGGAATGTATTGTGTTGGTTATTCAGTACTTTACTATGAATTAGATGACGAATGGATAAAAAGATTAGAAGGACAAAGAGGTACAAAGGCTTCTGTAAAAGTTATTGCTGCATTTTTACCCAAAAATGTAGTTGAAGCTATGATATCTGTATTGGAATTAAACGATTTAAAACCAGCACATATAACTCTTGAACCTATAGCAGCAATAAATCTTGTTGTTCCAGAAGATTTAAGAAACTTAAATATTGTTATGGTTGATGTTGGAGCAGGAACTAGTGATATAGCTGTTTCAAATGAAGGAACTATAGTTGGATATGGAATGGTTCCTATGGCAGGTGATGAAATTACAGATTCTATAACAAAAAAATTATTAATAGATTTTAAAGCGGCTGAAGAAATAAAAAAGCATTTACACGAAAAAGAAAAATTTATATATAAAGATATTTTGGATTTTGAACAAGAAATAACTAAGAAAGAAGTTTTAGAAATAATAGAACCAGTAATAAATAATATAACAACAAATATAGCTGATAGAATTTTAGAATTAAATGGAAAACCACCAGTTGCAGTAATGGTTGTTGGTGGAGGAGGAAAAGTACCAGGTTTTAAAGAAAAATTAGGTGAAAAATTAGGTTTACCTAAAAATAGAATAGCTTTAAAAGATTTAAAATCATTAAATACTATAAAATTTGAAGGTGAAAAAGAATTAGTAGGAAGTGAATTTATTACACCTGTTGGAATTGCAAATGTGGCTTTGAAAAATGAAGGGAATGTTTTTACATCTGTTTATATAAATGGAAAAACCGTAAATATGATGATGGTAGGTACTAATTTAACTGTATTACAAGTATTATTACAAGATGGATATTCTTTATCTCAACTCATAGGAAAGCCATCACCAGCAATAACCTATGAAGTAAATGGTGAATTAACTATAAAAAAAGGAAATATGGGAAAAGAAGCACCAATATCAGTTAATGATAGACCAGCTTCTTTAAAAACAAAAATAAATTCTGGAGATAGAATAACTATTGGAACTCCAAAAGATGGTGAACCATTAATATTAAAGGTAAAAGATGTAATAAATCCAATAAAATACTTTTTAAATGGAAAACCACAAAAAATTTATCCAAAAATAATAGTTAATAACAAAGAATCAAATATAGATACTATAATAAAAGATGGAGATAAAATAACTTTAGAAAAAATATACTTAAAAAATGTAACAAATAGTTCGAATAAAACTATTTATTTTACCATAGATGGTATACCTTATGAAATACCTAGTAATACCGTTATATTAAAAAACGGTGAAGTTTTAAAAGATGATTATGAAATAAAAAATATGGATTCATTTGAAATTGAAAAAGTTGATTTACCAGTAATTGGTGATTTTATAGATGTTGATGTAAAAAAAAGAGCAATAGACTTTAATGGAAAAACTATTTTTTTACCTGAAGAAGAATGCTTAATTAAAGTTGGAAATAAAATTATAGATAAAAACAAAAAAATATCTGAGGGAGAAAATTATATTATTGAAAAAATAGAAAAAAATCCAACTATAATAGATTTATTGGCACATCTTTCAATAGATACAAGAACAATAACAAGCTTTGAAATATATATAAATGGTAAAAAAGTAGAAAGTTTTATGCAAACACTTCCACCAAATTCATCAGTGAGGTTTAATTATAAATGA